A single Harpia harpyja isolate bHarHar1 chromosome 6, bHarHar1 primary haplotype, whole genome shotgun sequence DNA region contains:
- the CCDC146 gene encoding coiled-coil domain-containing protein 146 isoform X4 — translation MECLQEEKRLLENEYERIPKQREADKKIKQLKENCDELCKEVIQRKAEINAIKEDVSSKQKLILTDKKEMEKLVEKQANLKDELVKILGVPAQLGKETEKMNQKKIDAEKKKEALNDQIEELNGTLKVIEKRTEEILQERENVMKELDGKQILLESKEREYITLTKLLEISTEKESAVLSDREALEENLKKCVLEKKKQHDILIHKQTQKERELRNLKKMELQLNMIYDSLEQDKSQHKRLKSEAEAIPKSNGLLLERRQELQKEIEMTKRSLAEQEMMSDTDAHMLEEYIAEEGRLFKEQEKCRDDLSRLAHLTWLKVEERDQKSRDVQKAQIQLQNIIKKIKRKDLEIREYKKRKRRIQNQLQGTAKMYEVIQNERNKCINLVHAAQQKASEIKNRVKLLGNEIENLRNTVITKERKLQKQHLKNTNNVAITDSLKSDYCKIVQIMHEMKEKKKQRCLDLERLTNTVTHIEEEIVQLHKKYERAIQEQNDSGLLLRDREEELCILYEKINMQEMLCRNGDIEMQVMDEKIRFLKLKVAEKKRQIKLWFQALPVKNALDAHLVVLQIQYSQCKDRLKQMEKVFADPANESRKRDLGGKDPSPPELLKKIEQLEVELVQKEEKLLETDLLYKHISRLTDRIRATAENGKQDTLLLAKRTNELQKKIKDRTQKIMAFVAELSMKQALAIKLQQEVRDKEQFLMTLSSRIDQGLPPPKETENEWLKILRNEKMQKEAAEARAEHAAAEEQAAAPSYVHTTAEQRPTAYIPDDEYSLPLPRPYGALAPFKPSEPGSNMRHFRKPVVKPIEI, via the exons tttgcaagaagaaaaaaggcttctgGAAAATGAATATGAAAGAATTCCAAAACAAAGG gaagcagataagaaaattaaacagctgaaagaaaattgtgATGAGCTCTGCAAAGAAGTAatccaaagaaaagcagaaattaatgCAATAAAGGAAGATGTTTCATCCAAGCAAAAGCTGATATTAACAGataagaaagaaatggaaaagcttgTGGAGAAGCAGGCTAATTTAAAA GATGAGCTAGTTAAGATCCTTGGTGTTCCAGCACAACTTGGAAAAGAAACTGAGAagatgaatcagaaaaaaat CGatgcagagaagaagaaagaagcccTTAATGACCAAATAGAAGAGTTGAATGGTACCCTGAAAGTGATTGAAAAAAGGACTGAAGAGATTTTGCAAGAAAGAGAAAACGTAATGAAGGAGTTGGATGGGAAACAAATTTTGCTAGAAAGCAAAGAACGAGAATACATTACTTTGACAAAATTACTAGAAATTAGCACAGAGAAGGAATCAGCGGTCCTATCAGACAG AGAAGCTCTggaagagaatttaaaaaaatgtgtcttggagaaaaaaaagcaacatgatATTCTCATTCACaagcaaacacagaaagagagagaactgagaaatttaaaaaagatgGAGTTACAACTGAATATGATTTATGATTCCTTGGAACAAGATAAGTCACAGCATAAAAGACTCAAATCAGAG gCAGAAGCTATCCCTAAAAGTAATGGATTATTATTAGAAAGACGACAAGAACTGCAGAAGGAAATTGAAATGACCAAGAGAAGTTTAGCTGAACAG gaaatgaTGTCAGATACGGATGCCCACATGTTAGAAGAATATATTGCTGAAGAAGGCCGGCTTTtcaaagagcaggaaaaatgCAGAGATGACTTATCCAGACTTGCACATCTGACTTGGCTCAAAGTTGAAGAGAGGGACCAGAAATCTAGGGATGTTCAGAAAGCCCAG ATACAACtccaaaatattattaaaaaaataaagagaaaggatCTTGAAATAAGAGagtataaaaaaaggaaaagacgaatccaaaacca ACTCCAAGGAACTGCTAAAATGTATGAAGTTATCCAAAATGAAAGGAATAAATGTATAAATTTGGTGCATGCTGCTCAGCAGAAAGCAAGTGAAATTAAAAACCGGGTAAAATTGCTAGGAAATGAAATAGAGAATTTAAGGAATACTGTTATAACCAAGGAAAG AAAATTGCAGAAACAACATCTGAAGAATACAAATAATGTAGCAATTACAGACAGTCTCAAAAGTGATTATTGCAAAATTGTACAAATCATGCatgagatgaaagaaaagaaaaagcaacggTGTCTGGATCTCGAGAGACTTACCAATACGGTCACTCACATCGAAGAGGAAATTGTGCAGCTGCACAAAAAATATGAAAGGGCTATTCAGGAACAAAATGACAG TGGTCTTCTGCTCAGAGATCGAGAAGAAGAACTAtgcattttatatgaaaaaataaacatgcaagAGATGTTGTGTAGAAACGGAGATATTGAGATGCAGGTTATGGATGAAAAGATCAGATTTCTGAAGCTGAAGGTAGCTgagaaaaagagacagattaaATTGTGGTTCCAAGCGCTCCCGGTGAAAAATGCCCTGGACGCACATCTGGTGGTACTTCAGATACAG TATTCCCAGTGCAAGGACAGGCTTAAACAGATGGAGAAAGTCTTTGCTGATCCTGCAAATGAGAGTAGAAAGCGAGACTTGGGAGGGAAGGACCCATCTCCACCTGAGCTGCTAAAAAAGATTGAGCAG CTAGAGGTGGAGCTGGTGCAAAAGGAGGAGAAGTTGCTGGAGACGGATCTTCTCTACAAGCACATTTCCCGGCTGACAGACAGAATCCGTGCCACAGCAGAGAACGGGAAGCAGGACACACTGCTGCTAGCTAAAAGG ACAAATGAACTGCAGAAGAAGATAAAGGACAGAACCCAGAAGATAATGGCTTTTGTTGCAGAGTTATCCATGAAGCAAGCACTTGCCATTAAACTCcagcaggaagtgagagacaaAGAGCAATTTTTGATGACTCTTTCATCAAGGATAGATCAAGGCCTTCCCCCtcctaaagaaacagaaaatgaatggtTGAAGATATTACGCAACGAGAAGATgcaaaaagaagcagctgaagcCAGAGCTGAA CatgcagcagcagaggaacaAGCTGCAGCGCCCAGCTATGTCCACACGACAGCGGAACAACGCCCAACTGCCTACATCCCAGATGACGAATACAGTCTCCCATTGCCGCGGCCCTACGGCGCTCTGGCTCCTTTCAAACCAAGTGAACCTGGTTCAAATATGAGACATTTCAGAAAACCTGTTGTAAAGCCAATTGAAATCTGA